The genomic segment GAAGTAATGGTGGCAAGATATAGTCACTACCAGATTTTGCCATGCCTTTGTGCAGTATTGATTGTGCATTGTGGATTTTGACATTATCTGTATCTCCTAGCTCCTCAAATTGCATTGCTGCTAGCTTGTGATGCTCTGATGCCATTATGTGATGTTCAGCTGCCTGCTCTGGCAAACCAGCCTGCTCAAATTGCTCTGCAGCAAGATGATGATGTTCTGCGGAGACATGGTGATGGTCAGCTGCTATTTTGGCATTGCCTGTTTGCTCTAGTGCTTTTCCAGCCAAGTCATGATGATCAGCTGCTTCCAAATGATGATTTGCTGCCTCTTCATGCATTCCTGCCTTTTCCAGTCCTAATGCTGCCATGTGGTGGTGCATTCCTGCCATGTGATGATGATCAGCTGCCTCTGCAAATTTTTCTATTTGCTCTAGTTGCATTGCGGCCATATCATGGTGGTTTGCTGCCTCATGATGATGTTCAGCTGCCTCTGCAAATTGCTCTAGTGAGTCCAAGTGCGTTGCTGCCTGATGGTGGTGATCAGCTGCTTCATGGTGATATTTTGCCGCATTTTCATAGTCACCTTCGGATTCATACGCCATAGCTGCTTCATCAAAATGAACTGCTGCATCATGATGGAGTTGCGCAGATGTTTCCAGATCACCTGTAGATTCTGCATCTAGCGCTTGCTGGTGAAGGCTTTGCGCTTCATCTAGGTGCTCTTGCGCCGTTTGTGCAAAAACACTAGTTCCACTTGCAACAAGCAATGAAGCTGTCAAAATTACTAGCAAGTTTGATTTTGTTCTCATTATACAAATTTGGGATGTGTTATCTATTAAATGGCAGGTACAAATTCCAGATTCGACAAGTGTAATTGATTAAACCTTTTTGTAGAGTACGAACACCCAAATCGCTTTATCCAAATTTCGACCCATAAACAAAATTACTAAAGAGTTTTGTCATCTCTGCAAAGAGGGTGGAAAGCAGTGCGTCAACGCAAATGAAGCGCAGGAATATGCAATACTTGCGACACACCTAAAATGCGCATCCTGTGGCAAGCCGCTTGCCTAGGAGTTCAGCTTTTCTTCAATTACTGATTGGAAAACTGAATACGGTTGTGCACCGCTGATTTGCGTGCCGTCCCCGTCTGGGCCAATTACGATAAATGTCGGAGTAGAGCGTACGCCACTTTTGGTTGCGACGTTTTTGTTTTCTTTTACCCGGTTATCATATTTTCCAGAATCAAGGCATTTGTTGAATTTTGCCGAGTCCAAGCCAGGAAGGGTTGATGCCAGGTTCTTGAGATTTTCTCCCCTTGCCCATCCATCGTTTTCATGGCCCTGATTCTTGTACAAATAATCGTGATACTGCCAGTACAGACCTTGCTCGTCAGCGCAATAGCTGGATGCATGTGCTTTTGGAGAATCAATTCCGACTATTGGAAAGTCGATATAGATGAGTTTGACTTGGCCAGAATCAATATAGCTTTTTTCAATTAGCGGCTTTGTCTCTAGGTTCCACCTCTGGCAAAACGGGCACTGATAGTCGCCAAACTCTATTATGGTTACAGGTGCATCCTCAGAGCCCAGTACCGGTGAGCCATTGTTTGTATCCATCGATGTTTTATTTGGGTTAAGATCCACTCCGCCGCTTGCCGCCAAAATACCAATTATTGCTGCAATTACGGTAATGATTCCAATTCCTACAAATTTTGCCTTTGATTTGCGGATTGGTTTTTCCTTTTTGTTCTTGCCCACAAGGGCGGTTCTTTGTCTTATCTAAAAAACATTAAGATCTTTTGGCAATTACCAGATTAGAGAGGTTCAATCCAATAACCAGTTCAATCTTTGTTTTGCCAAATAGATGCTCCATAGAGTCTGCCACGAAATAATCCGGATTTTGCCATTCTGATTTTTTCTCTAGGCTTGCTTGCATTATATCACAATGCCAATCCAAGTCATATAGTGACAATGTTGTACCAAGTTAACAAATCCCAGTTAATGTTAAATTGTCTGCCGAAAGCTGATTCTCGTTGACAGAGCTTGAAGAGTTTGCAGACGCACTTTTAGATCAAATTTCCGTAGAAATTAATGAGGAACGAGACATTGCAAACTTGTCTGCACGAATCTCAGAGGATCCTGAATTTACAATAAAGTTCGACACGCCGCAGCAAATCGTACAGAAAATCATGCCAGAGCTTGCGCAAAAAATAACGGAATTTACCGGAATTGCGCCAGATAATGCCATCAAAGTAGATTTCCCAGACCTCGAAGAGCTCAAAAAAATCAAGGGTCGCAAGGTTTTTGCGACTCGAGACGCTCGAGGATTTGTTGACAAGTTATTTACTGCATTGGCAAGGCAGGAACGCCAGTCCATTGCAGGCATAATAAAAGAGGACACTGCCAAGTTTTTGGTCTATTCCACATATGCAAAATCCTACATTTCAAAAATCTCCACAACCTATGGTGACTATCTGGACGATACAATATTTGTGAATAACTTTGTTTTGTCCAGCTATCCGCAGATAATTTTGTACAAACAGGGAAAACCATATTCACTTCGATACGATGGTGTGAGGTCCGGCTATGTGGGCGCACTCAAAATGACCATTATAGAAGAGCTGGTGCACTCTTTACAAAATAACCTCTACGAGCAAAACAAGCAGGCTGTAATCGAGGTAAACCAGATAAATGAGGAGCTGGCAAAGATTATCCTAAATTTGGATGATGTTACAGCCGGCAGACTATCAGAATATTTGCAGTTGCCAGACGTTCCACCGGAATTTCCAATTGCAAAAAGGGCAAACCTGTTCTTTACGCTGAATCCGGACAATTTCATTGTCAATGTTCTTGGGCCTGACGTTATGACATTTACCAAAGTAGAGATTGACCCAACCATATCGTCGATGGTTCCACAGTTATTAGGCATCTACCAGAGATGGCTGATTCCAATACAGAGACACCACGCAATATTTTCTACGATGGAAGGAATGGCAGAGTTTTGCGTTCAGAATATCTTATCAAATGATGAAGATTTTGCTCAATACCTCACGACATTCATGGGTACTGACATTTCATCATATCAGGTAAGAAAACACATGGGAAAAGACCTAACAAACCTGGTCTACTCTATTCATGACAAAAACACATTCCAGATGTTATTACAAAATCCACCAAGTACCCGCGAGCTCAAAGACCCTCAGTTATATCTAAAGAGAATCAACCAGAAGTAATGGAAAAATTCGATCCGTTTGTTGCAGAATGGGTTGCGTTTGCGCATGACCCAAAATACAACCTAGTGGAAAAATGCCTGAAACTTGCGCAAATCCTGGAATGTCCAGATTTGGATATAGAATCCAATATTCAAAAAATAAATGAAATCGCAAAATCACTCAAAGTGATACTTTCGGATATAAAAAATCCCACATATCTGATATCTATGCTAAATGAGCATCTCTTTGACACACTTGAATTCCAAGGGGATACCGACGACTATTATGATCCAAAGAACAATTTTCTCAACGAGGTCCTGCAAAAAAAGAGTGGAATTCCAATCACGCTGTCAATTCTTTATGTGGAGATTGCAAGAAGAATAGGCCTTGATTTGAAAATATGTGGATTCCCAAGTCATGTTGTGGTAAAGCACAACGAGGAGATGATCCTAGATCCGTTTAGCGGTGGACAATTATTATCAATAGAAGATCTAGAGGACATTTTATTTAGAAACTTTGGCGAGGAGATCGAGTTTTCCCCAGAGTTTCTAGATGAATTGCCAGAAGACAAAATCCTAGTCAGAATAATCCGCAATCTGAAAAACTCGTACGCCCAGTCATATGCATATGAGAAGGCATTACGATGCGCAGACATGATACTGGCTGTAGAGCCAGAATCACCCGACGAGATACGTGACAAGGGAATTATTCTAGAACGAATGCAAAAATACGAGCCGGCACTAGACCACCTGAACAAGTATCTTGAAATTGCTCCAGAGGCCCAGGACGTAGATTTTATTTTGGAATTAATCAGAAACACTAGGGAAAAATCTAGTCAATAATTGACGTGACGTCATGGCCGCGTTTTATCTGTGAGATTTCGTGTCGCGCCAGTTTGTTACGTAATGCCTTTTTGAGGACGTCTACTTCGTTGCGCAGTGACGCTATTTCGTCTTCCAGCTTGGCTACGCGCTCATAAATTGTCTCGCCTTCATTACTCATTATACCGTACAAACAGAAAAAGTGCTTAAAAATTTATGGGTTAACTTTTTTGCCAGTTTGCTCTACAAATCAAACTCTTGGTTGCACGCAGCACACTTTGCGTGCTCGGCTCCAACTTGGCCTATGATGAAAATACGACCCACAGTTTGGCATTTTGGGCAAAATCCAGTTGTGACATTTTTTGGACCGGTCTTGATTACCTTCTGTGTCTTTCGACGTCCCATTACAGGTACGACTTGCGAATCGTCTATTAAGTTTAAGGATTGAGGCGCGGGGGATGGGATTTGAACCCACGTGTCCTTGCGGACATGGGATTAGCAATCCCACGCCCTACCAGGCTAGGCGACCCCCGCTCAAGGTCTGAAAATACCAATCCGTAAATAAAGTCACTCGTTATTCTTCGCCAGAACGAGTATAGTGTTCTACTATGCTTTCCAGTGGGATTTTTTTGCCACCGACAATTTTGAGGTCGACGTGGATTTTCTTGTTCTTTATACTAATGATGTTGTATGTATTCTCGAATAATCCCCGAACTCGCTCAGAAGATGCAGTGCCTGCGTTAACTATGGATAATCCTTTAAAATTCCAGATCCATGGCCTGTGCTTGTGTCCGCACAAGACCAAGTTGACCTTTGTTGCAAGTATAGTTCTTAGAACATCGCCCGCATCAATTACCTCTACCCTAGCAGAGCCAGTGTCTGGAATGCCGACCAAATGATGATGCATTGCTAAAATCTTTACTTTGTTTTGATATTTTTTCATGGTTCGCTCCAGCCAGAGGTTTTGTCTGTAGCCTACTTCGCCTTCATCCCTATCTGGTCGAGCAGTCCCTATTGTTATTACTATGACTCCGTCGCCAAGGTCGTTTACCGTCTCAAATGGAAAATGCTTTTTGAACAATAGATATCCAGTGTTTCTGTAGTCATGGTTTCCAGGAAGGGCGATGATTTTTTTGGTTTCAAGTCTTGTCATTAGTGATTTGCATTTTTCGTATTCCTTTGTGAGGCCTTCGTTTGTGAGATCACCCGTGAGTATTACTGCGTCTGGCTTGAGCTCGTTCACCTCCTCTATTACCTGCTCAAATGTTTCTTCCTTGAACTGCGAGCCTACATGAATGTCTGAAAGCTGGACAATTATCATTTGATATAATTTTAGAAAAATCAGCTAATGTAGTTTTCTTTCGAGCCTAGAGTTAAATAATCAAATTTTGCCCAACAAAGATGAAATGGGTAAAAAAGCAACCGTGATCAGGGGCGACGGAATAGGGCCTGAGGTGGTCGATTCAATGATCAAGGTTTTGCAAGAGTGCAACTCCCAAGTTGAGCTCATACTAGCTGATGCAGGATCGGAGCAGTGGCAGAAAAATGGCGAAAAAGACCCAACCTACATTCCGGAAAACACCATGAAGTCATTGGAAACAACTGATGCGTGCTTCAAGGGCCCAACTACCACAATACCCAAGCCAGGTGCGCCTCGAAGCGTTGCGGTGACACTACGACAGAAATTTGAGCTATATTCTAACATTCGACCAATCAAGACATACAAGAGAGTCACGCCCAAGCACGACCTGGATTTTGTCTGCTTTAGAGAAGCAACCGAAGGACTCTACACTGGAATCGAAATCCAGCTAACAGAGGACGCGGCTATTGCTATACGAAAGATTACGCGCCCAGGCTGTCGTAGATTTATCGGCTCTGCAATGAGATGGGCAAAAAATTACAATATGAACAGGTTTGTCGCAATTACAAAACGCAACATTCTGAAAATGACAGATGGTATTTTCTGGGACGAAGTCTGCAAGGCAGGCGCTCAAGTTCCAGGCCTAGAGGTTTCAGAAATATACATTGACAACATGATGCAGCAATTAGTGGTAAACCCGTCACAGTTCAACGGATCAGTTTTAGCAAGCACCAATCTTTTCATGGATATTGTGTCCGAGTTGGCATCCGGAATTATCGGCTCTATTGGACTGGTGTATTCATCAAACATGGGCGATAATTACGCAATGTTCGAAGCAGCCCATGGAAGTGCACCTTCGTTTAAGGGTTTGAATAAAGTAAATCCAACTGCCGCAGTACTATCTGGTGCATGGATGGTTGAATATCTTGGCGAGCGAGACATAAGAAATGCAATTTTTATGGCAACGGAACAAGTAATCAATGAGGGAAAAGCAGTCACATTTGATATCGGCGGAACTGCCACAACACAGCAAATGACTGATGAAATCTGCAGAATTGCAAAGGCAAGTCTAAGAAGATAATTTTGCTTCTACAAGTATCAATTCTTCAAAAAACAGTTTCTTTTTTGCAATCACCTTGACGTCAAATCCCATCAGTTCTGTTTCTCGCATCAGCTTTATGTAATTTGCAAGAGATGAAGTCAGATACAATATTTTGCCTCCAAGTTTGATCCTATATTTTGCAGATTTTATTATCTGGATTGGAATTTCGAGCCCTTCCCGTCCACCATCAACTGTTCTATCTACAATATCATCGGATGGTAGATACGGTAAATTGCACACAATAAAATCAAATTGTGCCCCTAGCGCGTCTGCACCAACACAACATATTCCATTTTGGATTTTTGCTTCCTGTGTTGATATGGCATTATAGTCAATGTCGGTTGCAACGACTAGATCAAAGTTTTTCTCCAAGATTTTACTCAGATAACCAGAACCTGTACCAATTTCCAGCGCGGATTTGCCTTTTTCATCCTGTATGTGGTCTGCCAGAAAAAAAGTATCCTCTGCTGGATCATACCTAGAGCTGCTTTGCAATTTTGATTATCTCGTCAGTGCTTAGCTCCTCTAGTCTTTTATCTGATTGTATGGATTTGCCAAAGGATTTTGCGATATTTGATATGGTCTTTCTTCTCTGTGAGAATAGTTTTTCCACAGAATGAATCAGTTCTTGGCCGATCTGTTTTTTTGGCGTCAGTCTCAATACCATAGAATCAACCTTTGGTGGGGGAGAGAAATTGCTCTTACCAACCTTCACGATCTTCTCAATATCAAAGCAGTAATCCGCAATCACAGATATTGCATGGATGTCCCTACCTTTTGCTAATAACTTGTCTGCAAATTCCTGCTGTACCATCGTTATGGCGCACCTAAATTTTTTTTGTGCTAACCACTCTATTGCCCTTTTACTTTCAGAATATGGCAGATTCGACACAAATATAGTAAAATTAACATCTATTCCAAACCCATCACCATACATTATCTCCAGGTTTGGAATTTTGGAGAATTTCAGTATGGCATCAGAGTATAATGATTCGTCTGCCTCTATTGTTGTGACGGATTTTGCCTCCCTACATAACAACGGCGTGAGAATTCCAGGACCAGTTCCAATCTCAAATATTGTGTCTTGGTGCGTGATTTGTGCAGAGTCAACTATTTTTTGAGCAATGTTTTGCGATTTGAGAAAGTGTTGACCCAGTCTCTGGCGCCTATTTTTTGACAAACAGTGTCACTTTGACTTCGCCAGTTATCTCTTCCATGATTCTGTCGATAATGTGCCTCATCGGCTCTTTGAGGCCGACTCGCTCCTGCAAGTCTGCAAAGCTTGTAAATTTTGTCTTTTCCCGCTCTTCTAGGATGGTCTTCATGTAGGTTTTTCCAATTCCTGGAATCAATTCCAGTGCATGAATCCTTGGCGTTAGCGGTTGTGCGTTGTTGATGTAATCTACAAATCTTTTCTCATTGTTAGATACTATACTTGTAATGACATTTTTGAGCTCACTCTGAGCTGCCGCTGAAATGTGTGAGTGCTCTAGCTTGCCCAGTACTGATTGTATTTTTGTCCTCCCTTCTTTTCCAATATAGATTCGCTCGCTAATGTCAAATGCAGTGCCCTCCATTCCCAGAACTTCTAATAATGTCAGTCTGTCTTCTCCTATTGCAGTTATGATAATTCCTTCGCGTCCGCGCACCGTGGTCGCCCTGCCACGCGTGACATAGTCTAGGACATATGCATATTCTTCATACTTGCGTGGTGGTATATGGCTCCTTTCCAAAAAAGAACACCTAATTCTCTAAGAATTCCCCTTGATGATGTTTAGAATTTTTTCTAGTGTTTCTGCTAGGATGAGTTTTTTCCATCCAAATGTGAATGCCCTAAGTTCGGCAAGTGTTGTTGGCATTATATTGACAATTTCTACTGCCTCTTCATCTGTTAGTCCG from the Nitrososphaerota archaeon genome contains:
- a CDS encoding methyltransferase — its product is MQSSSRYDPAEDTFFLADHIQDEKGKSALEIGTGSGYLSKILEKNFDLVVATDIDYNAISTQEAKIQNGICCVGADALGAQFDFIVCNLPYLPSDDIVDRTVDGGREGLEIPIQIIKSAKYRIKLGGKILYLTSSLANYIKLMRETELMGFDVKVIAKKKLFFEELILVEAKLSS
- a CDS encoding DUF655 domain-containing protein, which gives rise to MERSHIPPRKYEEYAYVLDYVTRGRATTVRGREGIIITAIGEDRLTLLEVLGMEGTAFDISERIYIGKEGRTKIQSVLGKLEHSHISAAAQSELKNVITSIVSNNEKRFVDYINNAQPLTPRIHALELIPGIGKTYMKTILEEREKTKFTSFADLQERVGLKEPMRHIIDRIMEEITGEVKVTLFVKK
- a CDS encoding DsbA family protein, whose translation is MGKNKKEKPIRKSKAKFVGIGIITVIAAIIGILAASGGVDLNPNKTSMDTNNGSPVLGSEDAPVTIIEFGDYQCPFCQRWNLETKPLIEKSYIDSGQVKLIYIDFPIVGIDSPKAHASSYCADEQGLYWQYHDYLYKNQGHENDGWARGENLKNLASTLPGLDSAKFNKCLDSGKYDNRVKENKNVATKSGVRSTPTFIVIGPDGDGTQISGAQPYSVFQSVIEEKLNS
- a CDS encoding isocitrate/isopropylmalate dehydrogenase family protein, with the protein product MGKKATVIRGDGIGPEVVDSMIKVLQECNSQVELILADAGSEQWQKNGEKDPTYIPENTMKSLETTDACFKGPTTTIPKPGAPRSVAVTLRQKFELYSNIRPIKTYKRVTPKHDLDFVCFREATEGLYTGIEIQLTEDAAIAIRKITRPGCRRFIGSAMRWAKNYNMNRFVAITKRNILKMTDGIFWDEVCKAGAQVPGLEVSEIYIDNMMQQLVVNPSQFNGSVLASTNLFMDIVSELASGIIGSIGLVYSSNMGDNYAMFEAAHGSAPSFKGLNKVNPTAAVLSGAWMVEYLGERDIRNAIFMATEQVINEGKAVTFDIGGTATTQQMTDEICRIAKASLRR
- a CDS encoding metallophosphoesterase, with the translated sequence MIIVQLSDIHVGSQFKEETFEQVIEEVNELKPDAVILTGDLTNEGLTKEYEKCKSLMTRLETKKIIALPGNHDYRNTGYLLFKKHFPFETVNDLGDGVIVITIGTARPDRDEGEVGYRQNLWLERTMKKYQNKVKILAMHHHLVGIPDTGSARVEVIDAGDVLRTILATKVNLVLCGHKHRPWIWNFKGLSIVNAGTASSERVRGLFENTYNIISIKNKKIHVDLKIVGGKKIPLESIVEHYTRSGEE
- the rsmA gene encoding ribosomal RNA small subunit methyltransferase A — translated: MSKNRRQRLGQHFLKSQNIAQKIVDSAQITHQDTIFEIGTGPGILTPLLCREAKSVTTIEADESLYSDAILKFSKIPNLEIMYGDGFGIDVNFTIFVSNLPYSESKRAIEWLAQKKFRCAITMVQQEFADKLLAKGRDIHAISVIADYCFDIEKIVKVGKSNFSPPPKVDSMVLRLTPKKQIGQELIHSVEKLFSQRRKTISNIAKSFGKSIQSDKRLEELSTDEIIKIAKQL
- a CDS encoding tetratricopeptide repeat protein, which translates into the protein MEKFDPFVAEWVAFAHDPKYNLVEKCLKLAQILECPDLDIESNIQKINEIAKSLKVILSDIKNPTYLISMLNEHLFDTLEFQGDTDDYYDPKNNFLNEVLQKKSGIPITLSILYVEIARRIGLDLKICGFPSHVVVKHNEEMILDPFSGGQLLSIEDLEDILFRNFGEEIEFSPEFLDELPEDKILVRIIRNLKNSYAQSYAYEKALRCADMILAVEPESPDEIRDKGIILERMQKYEPALDHLNKYLEIAPEAQDVDFILELIRNTREKSSQ